Proteins from one Stenotrophomonas aracearum genomic window:
- a CDS encoding roadblock/LC7 domain-containing protein, producing MADGHDVRRLDPVTRERVIRHLQAFADDINGVRSAVLASVDGFALVPAAGTHGNGERLAAMTSAMLALAAAVGRELALGELEVLMLEAGEGKVLMLALPCTPVPLLLMTACDATCVTGKVLWSAKECGRNIMAELSGSRADPQGT from the coding sequence ATGGCTGACGGGCACGACGTACGTCGGTTGGATCCGGTCACACGTGAGCGCGTGATCCGGCACCTGCAGGCCTTCGCCGACGACATCAACGGCGTGCGCAGCGCGGTGCTGGCCAGCGTGGACGGCTTCGCGCTGGTACCGGCGGCGGGCACCCATGGAAACGGCGAACGCCTGGCTGCCATGACCAGCGCGATGCTGGCGCTGGCAGCTGCGGTGGGGCGCGAGCTGGCGCTGGGCGAGCTGGAGGTCCTGATGCTGGAGGCCGGTGAAGGCAAGGTGCTGATGCTGGCCCTGCCCTGCACGCCGGTACCGCTGCTGCTGATGACGGCCTGCGACGCGACCTGCGTGACCGGCAAGGTGCTTTGGAGTGCGAAGGAATGTGGCCGCAACATCATGGCCGAACTCAGCGGATCACGAGCCGATCCGCAGGGAACCTAG
- a CDS encoding GTP-binding protein, producing the protein MREHKIVVLGGMGSGKSTLVRAIAAGAVVDTDVPNSDRAGADKASTTVAMDYADIDLPNGDRLRLYGTPGQQRFDFIWPILLQGASGVVLLLDATRWAAVEELQDYVAVLRQHAADVPAVIGVSRLDLAPSFDLETCTAVAGWGNRMLPVMPVDARNREQGLSLMDVLMSEMEVHELVPGHG; encoded by the coding sequence GTGCGCGAACACAAGATCGTGGTGCTGGGCGGCATGGGCAGTGGCAAGTCGACCCTGGTCCGCGCCATCGCGGCCGGCGCGGTGGTGGACACCGACGTGCCCAACAGCGACCGCGCGGGTGCCGACAAGGCCTCCACCACCGTGGCGATGGACTACGCCGACATCGACCTGCCCAACGGTGACCGCCTGCGCCTGTACGGCACCCCCGGACAGCAGCGCTTCGATTTCATCTGGCCGATCCTGCTGCAGGGCGCCAGCGGCGTGGTGCTGCTGCTTGATGCGACCCGCTGGGCAGCGGTGGAAGAGCTCCAGGACTACGTCGCGGTGCTGCGTCAGCATGCTGCCGACGTGCCGGCGGTCATTGGCGTTTCGCGACTGGACCTGGCGCCCTCATTCGATCTTGAAACGTGCACCGCCGTAGCGGGCTGGGGCAACCGGATGCTGCCGGTCATGCCGGTGGACGCACGCAATCGCGAACAGGGGCTTTCGCTGATGGATGTGCTGATGAGTGAGATGGAAGTCCACGAGCTGGTACCGGGTCATGGCTGA
- a CDS encoding NADP-dependent isocitrate dehydrogenase: protein MSNTPKILYTLTDEAPFLATQSLLPIVEAYTATAGIAVETRDISLSGRILALFPDFLKDDQKEADHLAELGQLATTPDANIIKLPNISASVPQLKAAIKELQDQGFALPNYPDVPTDDVSRDIKARYDKVKGSAVNPVLREGNSDRRAPLSVKNYARKHPHRMGKWSPESKSHVAHMDGGDFYGSEKSATLANAGNLKIELQQADGSVVVLKEKTAVKAGEIVDAAVMSRNALAAFVQAQIVDAKAKGVLFSLHLKATMMKVSDPIMFGVVVEEFYKDVLAKHADVLTQAGFDPNNGIGDLYARLPQLPEATQETIKADLAAEYGKRPGLAMVNSDKGITNLHVPSDVIVDASMPAMIRDSGGMWNADGKLQDTKAVIPDRCYAGVYQAVIDDCIAHGAFDPATMGSVPNVGLMAQKAEEYGSHDKTFQIPADGTVRVTDDAGTVVFEHAVQTGDIWRMCQTKDAPIQDWVKLAVNRARLSSTPAVFWLDAARAHDAQVIAKVETYLKDHDTSGLDIRILAPVEATAFSLDRIRKGEDTISVTGNVLRDYLTDLFPIMELGTSAKMLSIVPLMAGGGLFETGAGGSAPKHVQQFVEEDYLRWDSLGEFLALAASLEHLGNRYNNAGASVLAKTLDQANGQFLDNDKSPSRKLGGIDNRGSHFYIALFWAQALAAQDDDAALKARFAPLAKALTDNEQAIVAELIAAQGKPVDIGGYYRPDVAKASTAMRPSTTFNAALAAL from the coding sequence ATGTCGAACACGCCCAAGATTCTGTACACGCTTACCGATGAAGCCCCGTTCCTGGCGACCCAGTCGCTGCTGCCGATCGTCGAGGCCTACACCGCCACCGCCGGCATTGCCGTGGAAACCCGTGATATTTCGCTGTCCGGCCGCATCCTGGCGCTGTTCCCGGACTTCCTGAAGGACGACCAGAAGGAAGCCGACCACCTGGCCGAACTGGGCCAGCTGGCGACCACCCCGGACGCCAACATCATCAAGCTGCCCAACATCAGCGCCTCGGTGCCGCAGCTGAAGGCCGCGATCAAGGAACTGCAGGACCAGGGCTTTGCGCTGCCGAACTACCCGGACGTGCCTACCGATGACGTCTCGCGCGATATCAAGGCCCGTTACGACAAGGTCAAGGGCAGCGCCGTCAACCCGGTGCTGCGCGAAGGCAATTCCGACCGCCGCGCACCGCTGTCGGTCAAGAACTACGCCCGCAAGCATCCGCACCGCATGGGCAAGTGGTCGCCCGAATCGAAGTCGCACGTGGCCCACATGGACGGCGGTGATTTCTACGGCAGCGAAAAGTCGGCCACCCTGGCCAACGCCGGCAACCTGAAGATCGAACTGCAGCAGGCCGACGGCAGCGTCGTGGTGCTGAAGGAAAAGACCGCGGTCAAGGCCGGGGAGATCGTCGACGCCGCCGTGATGAGCCGCAACGCACTGGCTGCCTTCGTGCAGGCGCAGATCGTCGACGCCAAGGCCAAGGGCGTGCTGTTCTCGCTGCACCTGAAGGCCACCATGATGAAGGTCTCCGACCCGATCATGTTCGGCGTGGTCGTCGAAGAGTTCTACAAGGACGTACTGGCCAAGCACGCCGACGTGCTCACGCAGGCTGGCTTCGATCCCAACAACGGTATCGGCGATCTGTACGCGCGCCTGCCGCAGCTGCCTGAAGCCACCCAGGAAACGATCAAGGCCGACCTGGCTGCCGAATACGGCAAGCGCCCGGGCCTGGCCATGGTCAACTCCGACAAGGGCATCACCAACCTGCACGTGCCCAGCGACGTGATCGTCGACGCCTCGATGCCGGCGATGATCCGCGACTCCGGCGGCATGTGGAATGCCGACGGCAAGCTGCAGGACACCAAGGCCGTCATCCCCGACCGTTGCTACGCTGGCGTGTACCAGGCGGTGATCGACGACTGCATCGCGCACGGCGCGTTCGACCCGGCCACCATGGGCTCGGTGCCGAACGTCGGCCTGATGGCACAGAAGGCCGAAGAGTACGGCTCGCACGACAAGACCTTCCAGATCCCGGCCGACGGCACCGTACGCGTCACCGACGACGCCGGCACCGTGGTGTTCGAACACGCCGTGCAGACCGGCGACATCTGGCGCATGTGCCAGACCAAGGACGCGCCGATCCAGGACTGGGTGAAGCTGGCGGTCAACCGTGCGCGCCTGAGCAGCACCCCGGCCGTGTTCTGGCTGGACGCCGCACGCGCGCACGATGCGCAGGTCATCGCCAAGGTCGAAACCTATCTCAAGGACCACGACACCAGCGGCCTGGACATCCGCATCCTGGCGCCGGTGGAAGCCACCGCGTTCTCGCTGGACCGCATCCGCAAGGGTGAGGACACCATCTCGGTGACCGGCAACGTGCTGCGTGATTACCTCACCGACCTGTTCCCGATCATGGAGCTGGGCACCAGCGCCAAGATGCTGTCGATCGTGCCGCTGATGGCCGGTGGCGGCCTGTTCGAAACCGGTGCCGGTGGTTCGGCGCCCAAGCACGTGCAGCAGTTCGTCGAGGAAGACTACCTGCGCTGGGATTCGCTGGGCGAGTTCCTGGCCCTGGCCGCGTCGCTGGAACACCTGGGCAACCGCTACAACAACGCCGGTGCCAGCGTGCTTGCGAAGACCCTGGACCAGGCCAACGGCCAGTTCCTGGACAACGACAAGTCGCCCTCGCGCAAGCTGGGCGGCATCGACAACCGTGGCAGCCACTTCTATATCGCGCTGTTCTGGGCCCAGGCCCTGGCCGCGCAGGATGACGACGCCGCACTGAAGGCCCGCTTCGCGCCGCTGGCCAAGGCACTGACCGACAACGAGCAGGCCATCGTGGCCGAGCTCATTGCCGCGCAGGGCAAGCCGGTGGACATCGGTGGTTATTACCGCCCGGACGTGGCCAAGGCCAGCACCGCGATGCGTCCGAGCACCACCTTCAACGCGGCCCTGGCGGCACTGTAA
- a CDS encoding LysM peptidoglycan-binding domain-containing protein has translation MSTDKKADFSGVKASVDTTAQKVEKADFSGVTASVDTTAEKVGGSTYTVQKGDSLSKIAKDELGDANAWNRIFEANRDLLDDPDKIQPGQVLKIPAKS, from the coding sequence ATGAGTACCGACAAGAAAGCCGATTTCTCCGGTGTCAAAGCCAGCGTCGATACCACTGCACAAAAGGTGGAGAAGGCCGATTTCTCCGGCGTGACCGCTTCGGTCGATACCACGGCCGAAAAGGTGGGGGGCAGTACCTACACCGTACAGAAGGGCGACTCGCTGTCGAAGATCGCCAAGGACGAGCTGGGCGATGCCAACGCCTGGAACCGTATTTTCGAGGCGAACAGGGACCTTCTGGACGACCCGGACAAGATCCAGCCCGGCCAGGTCCTGAAGATCCCGGCGAAATCCTGA
- the queF gene encoding NADPH-dependent 7-cyano-7-deazaguanine reductase QueF (Catalyzes the NADPH-dependent reduction of 7-cyano-7-deazaguanine (preQ0) to 7-aminomethyl-7-deazaguanine (preQ1) in queuosine biosynthesis) produces the protein MNTPQDSSLGREVAYPSHYDPALLFPIPRRAAREEIGVDEAHLPFVGHDRWQAYELSWLDRRGKPRVAVATVSVPCTSPNLIESKSFKLYLNSLNSTRFDDDEQARQRIAGDLSACAGAVVNVVFGVPPLVDGAEGESLDELDVAIERYGPPAPEYLSANAGQVVTETLSSALLKSNCPVTGQPDWASVSVRYRGPRIDREGLLRYLVSYREHAEFHEQCVERIFNEITQRCQPEWLEVEARYTRRGGLDINPWRASAGIEAPARTVREIRQ, from the coding sequence ATGAATACCCCCCAGGACTCCAGCCTCGGTCGCGAGGTTGCTTACCCCTCCCACTACGATCCCGCCCTGCTCTTCCCGATCCCCCGTCGCGCCGCGCGCGAGGAGATCGGGGTGGACGAGGCCCACCTGCCGTTCGTCGGCCACGACCGCTGGCAGGCCTATGAGCTGAGCTGGCTGGACCGGCGCGGCAAGCCGCGGGTGGCGGTGGCCACGGTCAGCGTGCCGTGCACCTCGCCGAACCTGATCGAATCCAAGTCGTTCAAGCTGTACCTCAACTCGCTCAACAGCACCCGCTTCGACGACGACGAACAGGCCCGCCAGCGCATCGCCGGCGACCTGTCGGCCTGTGCCGGGGCGGTGGTGAACGTGGTGTTCGGGGTGCCGCCGCTGGTGGACGGCGCCGAGGGCGAGTCGCTGGACGAACTGGACGTGGCGATCGAACGCTACGGCCCGCCCGCGCCGGAGTACCTGTCGGCCAATGCCGGCCAGGTGGTGACCGAGACCCTGAGCTCGGCCCTGCTCAAGTCCAACTGCCCGGTCACCGGGCAGCCGGACTGGGCCAGCGTGAGCGTGCGTTATCGCGGTCCGCGCATCGACCGCGAAGGCCTGCTGCGCTACCTGGTGAGCTACCGCGAACACGCCGAGTTCCACGAACAGTGCGTGGAACGGATCTTCAACGAGATCACCCAGCGCTGCCAGCCGGAATGGCTGGAAGTGGAGGCGCGTTACACCCGCCGCGGCGGGCTGGACATCAACCCGTGGCGGGCCAGCGCCGGCATCGAAGCGCCGGCGCGGACCGTGCGGGAAATCCGCCAATAA
- a CDS encoding M20 family metallopeptidase translates to MPRLSLLLSALLLASPALAAAAPAERPEVTAAAARLQAQVVEWRRDFHQHPELSNREERTAARVAEQLRAMGLKPKTGIAHHGVVAIIKGGKPGPRIALRADMDALPVTEQTGLPFASKATSTYRGEPVGVMHACGHDAHTATLLGVADALVKMKANLPGEVMLIFQPSEEGAPAPEEGGASLMLKEGLFADFKPDAVFGLHVFSSVQAGQIAVRSGPLMAASDRFGIKVIGRQTHGSAPWNGVDPIVATADLVGTAQTIVSRRSNISKQPAVVSFGAIKGGIRYNIIPDEVEMVGTIRTFDEGMRQQIFADLRNVAEHTAAAHGAKAQTEIYEAEGNPATVNDPALTARMLPSLQAVVGEANVYEPPLQMGAEDFSLYAQQVPGMFFFVGATSEGIDPATAPANHSPKFLLDEKALDVGLRALLQVSLDFLNAPAT, encoded by the coding sequence ATGCCCCGTCTGTCGCTGTTGCTGTCCGCCCTGCTGCTGGCCTCCCCCGCGCTGGCCGCCGCCGCCCCGGCCGAGCGCCCCGAAGTCACCGCCGCCGCCGCCCGCCTGCAGGCCCAGGTGGTGGAATGGCGCCGCGACTTCCACCAGCACCCGGAACTGTCCAACCGCGAAGAGCGCACCGCCGCCAGGGTCGCCGAACAGCTGCGCGCGATGGGCCTGAAGCCGAAGACCGGCATCGCCCACCACGGCGTGGTCGCGATCATCAAGGGCGGCAAGCCCGGCCCGCGCATCGCCCTGCGGGCTGACATGGACGCGCTGCCGGTGACCGAACAGACCGGGCTGCCGTTCGCCTCCAAGGCCACCAGCACCTACCGCGGTGAGCCGGTCGGGGTGATGCACGCCTGCGGCCACGACGCGCACACCGCCACCCTGCTCGGCGTGGCCGACGCACTGGTCAAGATGAAGGCCAACCTGCCCGGCGAAGTGATGCTGATCTTCCAGCCCTCCGAGGAAGGCGCGCCGGCACCGGAAGAAGGCGGCGCCTCGCTGATGCTCAAGGAAGGCCTGTTCGCCGACTTCAAGCCGGATGCGGTGTTCGGCCTGCATGTGTTCTCCAGCGTCCAGGCCGGGCAGATCGCGGTCCGCAGCGGCCCGCTGATGGCTGCTTCGGACCGCTTCGGGATCAAGGTGATCGGCCGCCAGACCCATGGTTCGGCGCCGTGGAACGGGGTCGACCCGATCGTGGCCACCGCCGACCTGGTCGGTACCGCGCAGACCATCGTCAGCCGTCGTTCCAATATTTCCAAGCAGCCGGCGGTGGTGTCCTTCGGGGCGATCAAGGGCGGCATCCGCTACAACATCATTCCCGATGAAGTGGAGATGGTGGGCACCATCCGCACCTTCGACGAGGGCATGCGCCAGCAGATCTTCGCCGACCTGCGCAACGTGGCCGAGCACACCGCCGCCGCGCATGGCGCCAAGGCGCAGACCGAGATCTACGAGGCGGAAGGCAACCCGGCCACGGTCAATGACCCGGCGCTGACCGCGCGCATGCTGCCCAGCCTGCAGGCCGTGGTCGGCGAAGCCAACGTCTACGAGCCGCCGCTGCAGATGGGCGCCGAAGACTTCTCGCTGTACGCCCAGCAGGTGCCGGGCATGTTCTTCTTCGTCGGCGCCACCAGCGAAGGCATCGACCCGGCCACCGCCCCGGCCAACCATTCGCCGAAGTTCCTGCTGGACGAGAAGGCGCTGGATGTGGGATTGCGGGCGCTGCTGCAGGTGTCTTTGGACTTCCTCAACGCGCCCGCGACCTGA
- a CDS encoding efflux RND transporter periplasmic adaptor subunit, producing the protein MSRFWKIVLLVIAVLVVGLVGMRMLGGGKAKDARGGPQAEAGKDGERDNGPVPVTVIDAARQDVPVYASALGTVSAMNTVTVSPQVGGQLLSINFKEGQEVKQGDLLAQIDPRTLQASYDEAAAAKKQNQAQLATARSNFQRSNSPEYRQYVAKTDLDTQRNQVAQYESAVAANEASMRAAQVQLQYTRVTAPISGIAGIRAVDAGNVVSAGTAIVTLTQVHPIHVVFNLPERQLPDVRQAQQAGPVTIAALDRNDAHVLTDGGTLDVVDNQISSDSGTFRARALFDNKDNSLWPGQFVNVRMQLRTIAGGVVIPTQAVMRGPDGEYVYIVKPDNTVAMQTVKSGVEVGDSHVQVTEGLKGGERVVSEGQFRLKPGSKVTALKPGETPAAPTEAELKAAAQKQGGGGRRGGGPR; encoded by the coding sequence ATGTCGCGTTTCTGGAAGATCGTGCTGCTGGTGATCGCAGTGCTGGTGGTCGGGCTGGTCGGCATGCGCATGCTCGGCGGCGGCAAGGCAAAAGACGCCAGGGGCGGCCCGCAGGCCGAGGCCGGCAAGGACGGCGAGCGCGACAACGGCCCGGTACCGGTGACCGTGATCGACGCCGCCCGCCAGGACGTGCCGGTGTATGCCAGCGCGCTGGGCACGGTAAGCGCGATGAACACCGTGACCGTCAGCCCGCAGGTCGGCGGCCAGCTGCTGAGCATCAACTTCAAGGAAGGCCAGGAAGTGAAGCAGGGCGACCTGCTGGCGCAGATCGACCCGCGCACCCTGCAGGCCAGCTATGACGAAGCCGCCGCTGCCAAGAAGCAGAACCAGGCGCAGCTGGCCACGGCCCGCTCCAACTTCCAGCGCTCCAATTCGCCGGAATACCGCCAGTACGTCGCCAAGACCGACCTGGACACCCAGCGCAACCAGGTGGCCCAGTACGAAAGCGCGGTCGCGGCCAACGAAGCCAGCATGCGCGCGGCCCAGGTGCAGCTGCAGTACACCCGCGTCACCGCGCCGATCTCCGGCATTGCCGGCATCCGTGCGGTCGACGCCGGCAACGTGGTCAGCGCCGGTACCGCGATTGTCACGCTGACCCAGGTCCACCCGATCCACGTGGTATTCAACCTGCCCGAGCGCCAGCTGCCGGACGTGCGCCAGGCGCAGCAGGCCGGCCCGGTGACCATCGCCGCGCTCGACCGCAACGACGCCCACGTGCTCACCGACGGCGGCACCCTGGACGTGGTGGACAACCAGATCAGCAGCGACAGCGGCACCTTCCGTGCCCGTGCCCTGTTCGACAACAAGGACAACAGCCTGTGGCCGGGCCAGTTCGTCAACGTGCGCATGCAGCTGCGCACGATCGCCGGTGGCGTGGTCATCCCCACCCAGGCGGTGATGCGCGGTCCGGACGGCGAGTACGTCTACATCGTCAAGCCGGACAACACCGTGGCCATGCAGACCGTGAAGAGCGGCGTGGAAGTGGGCGACAGCCACGTGCAGGTCACCGAAGGCCTCAAGGGCGGCGAGCGCGTGGTCAGCGAAGGCCAGTTCCGGCTCAAGCCGGGCAGCAAGGTCACCGCGCTGAAGCCGGGCGAAACCCCGGCCGCCCCGACCGAGGCCGAGCTCAAGGCCGCCGCGCAGAAGCAAGGCGGCGGTGGTCGCCGTGGCGGCGGCCCGCGCTGA
- a CDS encoding efflux RND transporter permease subunit — protein sequence MGFSTIFIRRPIATSLLMAGLLLLGILGYRQLPVSALPEIDAPSLVVTTQYPGANATTMASLVTTPLERQFGQISGLELMTSDSSAGLSTIILQFSMDRDIDIAAQDVQAAIRQATLPSSLPYQPVYNRVNPADAAIITLKLTSDTRPLRDVNNYADSILAQRLSQVQGVGLVSIAGNVRPAVRIQVNPAQLSNMGLTLEDLRSALTQANVNAPKGSLNGKTQSYSIGTNDQLTSAAEYRETIISYKNGAPVRLADVAQVIDGVENDQLAAWADGKPAVLLEIRRQPGANIVQTVERIRALMPQLQNVLPADVHLEVFSDRTETIRASVHEVQFTLILTIGLVVAVIFVFLRRLWATIIPSVAVPLSLAGTFGVMAFAGMSLDNLSLMALVVATGFVVDDAIVMIENIVRYIEQGKSGPEAAEIGARQIGFTVLSLTVSLVAVFLPLLLMPGVTGRLFHEFAWVLSIAVVLSMLISLTLTPMMCAYLLKPDALPEGEDAHERAHAAGKQTVWSRTVGLYEQSLDWVLEHQRLTLAVAAGALVLTVVLYIVIPKGLLPEQDTGLITGVVQADQNIAFPQMEQRTQAVAEALRRDPAVTGVAAFIGAGSMNPTLNQGQLSIVLKERGDRDGLDEILPRLQQAVAGIPGVALYLKPVQDVTLDTRVAATEYQYSLSDVDSAQVALQATRLTEALRQRPELADVDNNLSNQGRALELTIDRDKASVLGVPMQTIDDTLYDAFGQRQISTIFTELNQYRVVLEVAPEFRTSTALMNQLAVASNGAGALTGSNATNFGQVTSSNSSTATGIGAQNTGIPVGAGDIIPLAALAEGKVTSTPLVVSHQQQLPAVTVSFNIAPGYSLSDAVKAIEETKASLDMPSQVHAQFIGKAAEFTGSQTDVVWLLLASLVVIYIVLGVLYESYIHPITIISTLPPAGVGALLALMVCGLSLSVDGIVGIVLLIGIVKKNGIMMVDFAIEARRAGANAHEAIRRACLLRFRPIMMTTAAAMLGALPLALGTGIGSELRRPLGIAIVGGLLISQLVTLYTTPVIYLYMERYSEWLRERREQRALRNGTAQDHA from the coding sequence GTGGGCTTTTCGACGATCTTCATCCGCCGCCCCATCGCCACCTCGCTGCTGATGGCGGGCCTGCTGCTGCTCGGCATCCTGGGCTATCGCCAGTTGCCGGTGTCGGCGCTGCCGGAGATCGACGCGCCCAGCCTGGTGGTCACCACCCAGTATCCCGGTGCCAACGCCACCACCATGGCCTCGCTGGTGACCACGCCGCTGGAGCGCCAGTTCGGGCAGATCTCCGGGCTGGAGCTGATGACCTCCGATTCCTCGGCGGGGTTGTCCACGATCATCCTGCAGTTCTCGATGGACCGCGACATCGACATCGCCGCGCAGGACGTGCAGGCAGCGATCCGCCAGGCCACCCTGCCCTCGTCGCTGCCCTACCAGCCGGTCTACAACCGGGTGAACCCGGCCGACGCGGCGATCATCACCCTCAAGCTCACCTCCGACACGCGCCCGCTGCGCGACGTGAACAACTACGCCGACTCGATCCTGGCCCAGCGCCTGTCGCAGGTGCAGGGCGTGGGCCTGGTCTCGATTGCCGGCAACGTGCGCCCGGCCGTGCGCATCCAGGTCAATCCGGCGCAGCTGTCGAACATGGGCCTGACCCTGGAAGACCTGCGCAGCGCGCTGACCCAGGCCAACGTCAACGCGCCCAAGGGCTCGCTCAATGGCAAGACGCAGTCCTACAGCATCGGCACCAACGACCAGCTGACCAGCGCCGCCGAGTACCGCGAGACCATCATCAGCTACAAGAATGGCGCACCGGTGCGGCTGGCGGACGTGGCCCAGGTGATCGACGGGGTCGAGAACGACCAGCTCGCCGCCTGGGCCGACGGCAAGCCGGCGGTGCTGCTGGAGATCCGTCGCCAGCCCGGTGCCAACATCGTGCAGACCGTGGAGCGCATCCGTGCGCTGATGCCGCAGCTGCAGAACGTGCTGCCGGCCGACGTGCACCTGGAGGTGTTCTCCGACCGCACCGAAACCATCCGCGCTTCGGTGCATGAAGTGCAGTTCACCCTGATCCTCACCATCGGCCTGGTGGTGGCGGTGATCTTCGTGTTCCTGCGCCGGCTGTGGGCGACCATCATTCCCTCGGTGGCGGTGCCGTTGTCGCTGGCCGGCACGTTCGGGGTGATGGCATTCGCCGGCATGTCGCTGGACAACCTCTCGCTGATGGCACTGGTGGTGGCCACCGGCTTCGTGGTCGACGATGCAATCGTGATGATCGAGAACATCGTGCGCTACATCGAGCAGGGCAAGAGCGGCCCGGAGGCGGCCGAGATCGGCGCACGCCAGATCGGCTTCACCGTGCTCTCGCTGACGGTCTCGCTGGTGGCGGTGTTCCTGCCGCTGCTGCTGATGCCGGGCGTGACCGGGCGGCTGTTCCACGAGTTCGCATGGGTGCTGAGCATCGCGGTGGTGCTGTCGATGCTGATCTCGCTGACCCTCACCCCGATGATGTGCGCTTACCTGCTCAAGCCCGACGCGCTGCCCGAAGGCGAAGACGCACACGAGCGCGCGCATGCAGCCGGCAAGCAGACCGTGTGGAGCCGCACCGTGGGGCTGTACGAGCAGAGCTTGGACTGGGTGCTGGAACACCAGCGCCTGACCCTGGCCGTGGCGGCCGGCGCGCTGGTGTTGACCGTGGTGCTGTACATCGTGATCCCCAAGGGCCTGCTGCCCGAACAGGACACCGGGCTGATCACCGGCGTGGTCCAGGCCGACCAGAACATTGCGTTTCCGCAGATGGAGCAGCGCACCCAGGCGGTGGCTGAAGCGCTGCGCAGGGACCCGGCCGTGACCGGTGTGGCCGCTTTCATCGGCGCCGGCAGCATGAATCCCACGCTCAACCAGGGCCAGCTGTCGATCGTGCTCAAGGAGCGCGGCGACCGTGACGGCCTGGACGAGATCCTGCCGCGCCTGCAGCAGGCGGTGGCCGGCATTCCCGGCGTGGCGCTGTACCTCAAGCCGGTGCAGGACGTGACCCTGGACACCCGCGTGGCCGCCACCGAGTACCAGTACTCGCTGTCGGACGTGGACAGCGCGCAGGTCGCGCTGCAGGCCACGCGCCTGACCGAGGCGCTGCGCCAGCGTCCGGAACTGGCCGACGTGGACAACAACCTGTCCAACCAGGGCCGCGCCCTGGAGCTGACCATCGACCGCGACAAGGCCAGCGTGCTGGGCGTGCCGATGCAGACCATCGACGACACCCTGTACGACGCGTTCGGCCAGCGCCAGATCTCGACCATCTTCACCGAACTCAACCAGTACCGCGTGGTGCTGGAAGTAGCGCCCGAGTTCCGCACCAGCACCGCGCTGATGAACCAGCTCGCCGTCGCCTCCAACGGCGCCGGCGCGCTGACCGGCAGCAACGCCACCAACTTCGGCCAGGTCACCTCGTCCAACTCGTCCACCGCCACCGGCATCGGCGCGCAGAACACCGGCATCCCGGTCGGTGCCGGCGACATCATCCCGCTGGCGGCGCTGGCAGAAGGCAAGGTCACCAGCACGCCGCTGGTGGTCAGCCACCAGCAGCAGCTGCCGGCGGTGACGGTGTCGTTCAACATCGCGCCGGGCTACTCGCTGTCCGACGCGGTCAAGGCGATAGAAGAGACCAAGGCCAGCCTGGACATGCCGTCGCAGGTGCATGCGCAGTTCATCGGCAAGGCCGCCGAGTTCACCGGCAGCCAGACCGACGTGGTGTGGCTGCTGCTGGCGTCGCTGGTGGTGATCTACATCGTGCTCGGCGTGCTGTATGAAAGCTACATCCACCCGATCACCATCATCTCCACCCTGCCCCCGGCCGGCGTGGGTGCGCTGCTGGCACTGATGGTGTGCGGGCTGAGCCTGTCGGTGGACGGCATCGTCGGCATCGTGCTGCTGATCGGCATCGTCAAGAAGAACGGCATCATGATGGTGGACTTCGCCATCGAGGCACGCCGTGCCGGCGCCAACGCGCACGAAGCGATCCGCCGCGCCTGCCTGCTGCGCTTCCGCCCGATCATGATGACCACCGCCGCAGCCATGCTCGGCGCGCTGCCGCTGGCACTGGGCACCGGCATCGGCTCGGAACTGCGCCGCCCACTGGGCATCGCCATCGTCGGCGGCCTGCTGATTTCGCAGCTGGTCACGCTGTACACCACGCCGGTGATCTACCTGTACATGGAGCGCTACTCCGAGTGGCTGCGCGAGCGCCGTGAACAGCGTGCGCTGCGCAACGGCACCGCGCAGGACCACGCGTGA